In Pedobacter heparinus DSM 2366, the following are encoded in one genomic region:
- a CDS encoding L-fucose/L-arabinose isomerase family protein encodes MEKQTTIGVIIGNRDFFPDRLVADARTEILKELDKLNIKAIVLAESQSKLGGVETFQDAQKCAELFKQHREEITGVLVVLPNFGDERGVAETLKLSQLNVPVLIQAYPDDLDKLDVARRRDSWCGKISVCNNLYQFGIKYTLTTKHVVHPSDPSFIADLKDFIAVCRVVKGLRNVRIGAIGARPGGFNTVRYSEKILQRHGISVVTADLSEILGSANKLSKDDQVVKDHLEKIHNYAPSGTTPSEALIQIAKLDVVLNDFMKTHALDATAIQCWTSLQQNYGCNVCTSMSIMSENMLPSACEVDVTGTLTMYAMQLASGSPSALVDWNNNYAADDEKCVLFHCGNWAKSFLPDIQISNAPILGTTVGVENTYGALDGRTPAMPLTYGRISTDDTRGVIKAYFGEGELTDDALNTFGNRAVAKINNLQGLMQYVCRNGFEHHVVMNASKTGAVLKEAFENYMGWEIYQH; translated from the coding sequence ATGGAAAAGCAAACTACAATAGGCGTAATTATAGGCAACCGGGACTTTTTCCCCGACAGACTTGTGGCTGACGCCAGAACGGAAATTTTAAAGGAACTGGATAAACTGAACATCAAAGCTATAGTTTTAGCAGAGTCCCAATCGAAACTTGGGGGTGTGGAAACTTTTCAGGATGCACAAAAATGTGCTGAACTGTTCAAACAACACCGTGAGGAAATTACTGGGGTTCTAGTGGTATTACCCAATTTTGGTGATGAAAGAGGCGTTGCTGAAACACTGAAACTCTCACAATTAAATGTTCCTGTACTCATTCAGGCCTATCCTGACGACCTGGATAAACTGGATGTGGCACGGAGAAGGGATTCCTGGTGCGGTAAAATCTCTGTTTGTAATAACCTGTATCAATTTGGCATCAAGTATACCCTGACCACCAAACATGTGGTCCATCCGTCAGACCCTTCTTTTATAGCAGACCTGAAAGATTTTATTGCCGTATGCAGGGTGGTAAAAGGTTTAAGGAATGTACGTATTGGTGCAATAGGTGCCAGACCAGGCGGATTTAACACCGTACGTTACAGCGAAAAAATATTACAGCGACACGGCATTTCTGTAGTTACAGCCGATCTTTCAGAAATTCTGGGCAGCGCCAATAAACTCAGTAAAGACGACCAGGTAGTAAAAGACCACCTCGAAAAGATCCACAACTATGCACCATCTGGCACTACCCCGTCCGAAGCATTGATCCAGATTGCAAAGCTTGACGTGGTGCTGAACGACTTTATGAAAACACATGCACTGGATGCAACTGCCATTCAGTGCTGGACCTCGCTGCAGCAAAACTATGGATGTAATGTATGCACATCGATGAGCATAATGAGTGAAAACATGCTTCCAAGTGCCTGTGAAGTTGATGTTACAGGTACCCTAACCATGTATGCCATGCAGCTGGCATCGGGTTCGCCAAGTGCATTGGTAGACTGGAACAACAATTATGCTGCAGACGACGAAAAATGCGTATTGTTCCATTGCGGAAACTGGGCAAAGTCGTTTTTACCAGATATACAGATCAGCAATGCGCCCATTCTAGGAACTACGGTGGGTGTCGAAAATACTTACGGTGCACTTGACGGCCGCACACCTGCAATGCCCTTAACTTATGGGAGGATCAGCACGGATGATACCCGGGGGGTAATCAAGGCTTATTTTGGTGAAGGAGAACTTACCGACGATGCCCTCAATACTTTTGGCAACAGGGCCGTAGCCAAAATCAATAATCTGCAGGGATTGATGCAGTACGTTTGCAGAAATGGCTTTGAGCACCATGTAGTCATGAACGCTTCCAAAACCGGGGCCGTACTGAAAGAAGCATTTGAAAATTATATGGGATGGGAAATTTATCAGCACTAG
- a CDS encoding transketolase: MGNLSALAKSIGYRKKILKYIYGAKAGHTGGSLSCIDILNVLYNEIMNVGPENIKSPDRDRYIQSKGHCVEALFVVLADKGFFPESDLETLCRYKSHYIGHPTKKVNGVEQNTGALGHGLPLSVGTAIAAKLDDKDYKVFTLLGDGELPEGSNWEAALTAAHYKLDNLCAIIDHNKLQITGKTADVCNTDPIDQKFESFGWSVRHVDGHNLVQLKEVLSSLPFEAGKPSMVIAHTIKGKGISYMEHQIKWHHGVPSDQEYESALQELDNTLASS; this comes from the coding sequence ATGGGAAATTTATCAGCACTAGCAAAATCGATCGGCTACCGTAAAAAGATACTCAAATACATTTACGGGGCAAAAGCCGGACATACCGGCGGCAGCTTATCCTGTATTGATATTTTAAACGTACTTTACAACGAGATCATGAACGTTGGGCCCGAGAATATCAAATCGCCCGACAGGGACCGCTACATTCAAAGTAAGGGCCATTGTGTTGAAGCGCTGTTTGTGGTACTTGCAGATAAAGGATTCTTTCCCGAATCGGACCTCGAGACCTTGTGCCGCTACAAATCACATTATATTGGTCATCCTACAAAGAAAGTGAACGGTGTAGAACAAAACACCGGCGCATTGGGCCATGGCTTACCTTTAAGTGTTGGAACAGCCATTGCAGCAAAGCTGGATGATAAAGATTACAAGGTTTTCACCTTGCTTGGTGATGGGGAATTGCCCGAAGGATCTAACTGGGAGGCCGCATTAACTGCCGCACATTATAAACTCGATAACCTCTGCGCCATTATCGACCACAATAAACTCCAGATCACCGGGAAAACAGCTGATGTGTGCAATACCGATCCTATCGATCAAAAATTTGAGAGTTTCGGCTGGTCGGTCAGACATGTAGACGGCCATAACCTGGTCCAATTAAAAGAGGTGCTGAGCAGCCTTCCTTTTGAGGCAGGCAAACCCAGCATGGTCATTGCACATACGATTAAAGGAAAGGGCATCAGCTATATGGAACATCAGATCAAATGGCACCATGGTGTACCTTCTGATCAGGAATATGAATCTGCACTGCAGGAATTAGACAATACTTTGGCTTCATCATAA
- a CDS encoding transketolase family protein, protein METVVDQLPGIGQANLEVFSETLQRLAERDKDIIVVTSDSRGSGKLVPYAQRFPKQIIEIGIAEQNLVGVAAGIASAGKKVFAVSPACFLTARSFEQIKNDVAYSDNPVNLIGISAGVSYGALGSTHHSLHDYAALRAVNNMIIVAPADNYESEQAIVQAAALNQPVYIRFGKKNMPHLTGADKGFQFGKGRIIKPGADLTLIGTGETVYPALQAARKLQAEHGIVAAVISMHTIKPLDYGLIADLAKGGKPIITVEEHSIFGGLGEACASFLMENNYRNPFKIIGIPDEYTVTGSQNDIFNHYGISEDGILAAAMKLLS, encoded by the coding sequence TTGGAAACAGTTGTAGATCAATTACCAGGAATAGGACAGGCAAACCTGGAGGTTTTCTCTGAAACCTTGCAGCGGCTTGCTGAAAGAGATAAGGACATTATTGTAGTAACCAGCGATTCAAGGGGATCAGGAAAACTGGTGCCTTATGCGCAGCGGTTTCCCAAACAAATTATAGAGATTGGAATTGCAGAACAAAACCTTGTTGGCGTTGCAGCAGGAATAGCATCGGCCGGAAAAAAGGTATTCGCAGTTTCCCCGGCCTGTTTCCTTACCGCCAGATCGTTTGAACAAATCAAAAATGATGTGGCTTATTCTGACAATCCGGTCAATTTAATCGGTATCAGTGCTGGTGTTAGCTATGGTGCTTTAGGATCAACACATCATAGTTTACATGATTATGCAGCCTTAAGGGCTGTAAATAACATGATCATTGTTGCCCCCGCAGATAATTATGAAAGCGAACAGGCCATTGTTCAGGCCGCAGCCCTTAACCAGCCGGTATACATCAGATTTGGAAAGAAGAACATGCCCCATCTTACAGGCGCCGATAAAGGTTTTCAGTTTGGCAAGGGAAGGATCATTAAGCCGGGAGCCGATCTGACCCTTATCGGAACCGGTGAAACAGTATACCCTGCTTTGCAGGCAGCCCGGAAATTACAGGCCGAACATGGCATTGTTGCTGCTGTGATAAGCATGCACACCATTAAACCCCTGGATTACGGCCTGATTGCAGATTTGGCCAAAGGTGGCAAACCCATCATTACAGTAGAAGAACACAGTATCTTTGGCGGACTGGGTGAAGCCTGTGCATCGTTTTTAATGGAAAATAATTATAGAAACCCTTTTAAAATCATAGGCATTCCTGACGAATACACTGTAACGGGCTCGCAAAACGACATTTTTAACCATTATGGAATATCAGAAGATGGAATTTTAGCCGCAGCAATGAAGCTGCTCAGCTGA
- a CDS encoding D-ribose ABC transporter substrate-binding protein, protein MKRIYAFFLLLSLLTLASCSNKNAAGEPKKIAVIVSTLNNPWFVVLAETAAAKARSLGYEAKIFDSQNNTALEADHFENAISSGFNAILFNPTDADGSIANVSKAKAAGVPVFCMDREVNSTKAATSQILSDSYSGCIAIGKYFVKKLNKKGKYVEILGLVGDNNTWARSKGFHSVADHYPGLKMVAQQSADFDRNKAMEVLESILQANPDIDAVFCGNDAMAMGAYQALFAAGKANHVQVFGFDGADDALQSIKEGKIKATGMQYPKIMAETAALYAQEYFKGKRDFPQKIPVAVELVTAENIKNYISN, encoded by the coding sequence ATGAAAAGAATTTATGCATTCTTTTTACTGCTGTCCTTACTGACATTAGCTTCCTGCAGCAATAAAAATGCTGCCGGTGAACCTAAAAAAATTGCAGTAATTGTTTCAACCTTAAATAATCCCTGGTTTGTGGTGCTTGCAGAAACCGCAGCAGCAAAAGCCAGGTCTTTAGGCTATGAAGCAAAAATATTTGATTCCCAGAACAATACCGCACTGGAAGCAGACCACTTCGAAAATGCCATCAGTTCGGGCTTTAATGCCATTTTGTTTAACCCTACAGATGCAGATGGCTCCATTGCAAACGTTTCAAAGGCAAAGGCAGCAGGTGTGCCGGTATTTTGTATGGACAGGGAGGTCAACTCTACCAAAGCTGCCACTTCCCAGATCTTGTCCGACAGTTACTCCGGCTGCATAGCCATTGGCAAATATTTCGTGAAAAAACTCAACAAGAAAGGTAAATATGTCGAAATACTTGGCTTGGTGGGCGACAACAATACCTGGGCACGTTCCAAAGGCTTTCATAGTGTGGCAGACCATTATCCAGGATTGAAAATGGTTGCACAGCAAAGTGCAGATTTTGACCGGAACAAAGCAATGGAAGTACTGGAGTCTATCTTACAGGCAAATCCAGATATTGATGCCGTTTTTTGTGGAAACGATGCCATGGCCATGGGGGCTTATCAGGCCCTTTTTGCTGCCGGAAAGGCCAACCACGTGCAGGTATTTGGTTTTGATGGGGCCGATGATGCCCTGCAGTCTATAAAGGAAGGGAAGATCAAAGCTACCGGAATGCAGTACCCCAAAATCATGGCCGAAACTGCCGCACTTTATGCGCAGGAATATTTTAAAGGCAAGCGTGATTTCCCGCAAAAAATTCCTGTAGCAGTTGAACTCGTTACTGCTGAAAATATTAAAAATTACATTTCAAATTAA
- a CDS encoding DUF2291 domain-containing protein, giving the protein MKKFLKYFAALVIVLFVGYHSVYFKKLNEVQANTPSGKINTTAYTRTFWDKKLLPSLNKAISLDQLIGMLHTDPENTFKKYSNALGIGELKYFMVKAEGSVKQVGDNDLTVTLATDNKTVKIETEYVYGNAVRDASGLINRNEFDNTSDFNEISAGINKIIREEVLPDFKRTVKTGDHITFTGAIEMNKKFLNLSDIEITPIQLKILK; this is encoded by the coding sequence ATGAAGAAGTTCTTAAAATATTTTGCTGCTTTGGTCATTGTTCTTTTTGTTGGCTATCATTCGGTCTATTTCAAAAAACTGAATGAAGTACAGGCGAATACCCCATCAGGAAAAATCAACACCACTGCTTACACCAGGACATTCTGGGATAAGAAACTCCTCCCATCCTTAAACAAGGCCATATCTCTAGATCAACTGATCGGCATGCTCCATACTGATCCTGAAAATACATTCAAAAAATATAGCAATGCTTTAGGAATAGGAGAACTGAAATATTTTATGGTTAAAGCTGAAGGCAGTGTAAAACAGGTCGGCGACAATGACCTCACCGTAACCTTAGCTACAGACAACAAAACGGTAAAGATCGAGACGGAATATGTGTATGGAAATGCAGTACGAGATGCTTCCGGACTGATCAATAGGAATGAATTTGACAACACTTCAGATTTCAATGAAATTTCGGCAGGTATCAATAAGATTATTAGAGAAGAAGTGCTGCCGGATTTTAAAAGAACTGTAAAAACCGGCGACCACATTACATTTACCGGTGCCATAGAAATGAACAAAAAGTTCTTAAACCTGAGTGATATAGAAATTACACCCATACAATTAAAAATACTTAAATAA